In the genome of Phragmitibacter flavus, the window GTGCCAGGGATGGATCGAGGCGAGAAGCATGACGAGGAATCCACGGTCGGGAGAGCCGAGATCGCGGGCAAGCACGCCGAGCATGAGGATGCCTGCAATGCCGGTGATCCACACAGGGAGGCGCATGGCCCATTCGATGATTTCGCCATCGGGGGCACCGGTGATTTTTTGTGCGGTTTGGTGGCTGAGCCGGGCGAGGATGCTGAAAGGGGGGGAGTTGTTGCCGACTTCGGACAGCCATGCGGTGTTGGCCCAGGAGGTGTGGCGGAATTCCTGTTCACCGGTTTTAGGGTGTTGGCGGAAGTCACCAGCGATGTGGCGGCGGAAGGTGTAGACTTCGTCGTTGTAAAGTCCGAGATCGAGGCGCAGGGCGCGAAGACCTCCGGCGAAGAGCAGGATGGCCAGGATGGCAAGCCATGCTGTTCGACTCCATGGAGCGTGCGGTGTTTGGGGGAGAAGTTGGGGAGGTTGTTGCGGGCCGCGCCACCAGCGGGTGGTGAGGGCGGCGATGAGCATGAGAACTGCACCGACGGCGCTTGACCACCAGGTGAGGGTCAGGGCGTGGTCGATGGCGCGTGGGCGGCGGCTCTCAGCGAGGCGCAGTTCGATGGCGTGCCGGGCTTCAGGGGGCAGGCTGAGGTGAAGCAGGAGCAGGGCAATAGCCGTGAGGATGCAGAACAGGGTGGTGGGAAGGGGAGCGCGTTTGAATGAGGAGAACATGATTTAACGACCGGAGCATGAGCTGGCTGCCTGGCCAGTTGGATGATGGATTTGGCAGATGTGAGTAATGAATGCAGTTCAATTGATTGCAAGTTTAGTGGACTGAATATGCAGTTCGTTTGATGTGGAGGGCAAGATTCGCAATTCCTATGAGTTCTTTTCTTGCCAGGGTAGCCACATCCATCAAAGATGGGACTGACGCGTATAATTTTATTCCAATTAATTCGACATGAGCGCAGATTTTACGACACCTGAACTTCCGGCCCAGGGCATCATTCAACCGTTGGGTGATGACGACCGCATGTTGTTGAGCTCCTACGGGGAGTTTTTGCCTGTGCAGCCCATGCAGAAACTGATCACGGAAGGGGAGGAGCAGAACTCCCTGTATTTCGTCATTTCGGGAAACTTGCATGTGATGACGACCCGTTCGGGGCGTCAGGTGTTGCTGGGTCGGATCGGGCCTGGTGAGACGATTGGCGAAGTGAACATTTTCCATCCTGGACTGGCGAGCGCGACGGTGACGGCGGTGGAGTTTTCGCAGGTGTGGCGTTGTGACCGACAGAGCTTGGAAGATTTTATGAATGTGAGTCCGCTGCCGGCTTCGCACATTTTGATCGGGATTGCCAGCACGTTGAGCAAGCGCTTGCGCGAGATGAACGACAAGGTGGCGATTGTGGGTCACCTTTAATGGGGCTTGGGGAGGACAATCTTTTTTATTGATGAAAATTTTGTTCGCAAGTGTTGCGGTGGCGATGGTGGCGGAATCGGCTTTTGCTGATAATCCTGTCACGCAACAGCCGATCACCATGGAGCAACTCATGAGGGAGTTGCGGATCCAGGGCGGAAATTTTACTTTTGAATTTGCGACGCCGGTTTATGCCCAGATTAAGGTGCTGATGGTTTCGGAGAAAGGTGAGGAGAAGATTCAGCTTTTTGATACCGCCGAAGCACAAAAGGAAATTAAACTCTATTTTACGGTGTCGAACAGTTTTGTGGGTGATTATCCGAAGGGGGCAATTGCCAACAACATGAAGAAGATGTTGATCAAACTTTCAGGGTGTCCGGAGACTGAGGGGACGCGGGTGATGAGTTATTGGGACAAGTTTTCGAGCAATGAACATCAGGGTGGGCATGGTTCATTGATTCCGAACCTTCCGGAGTCGGCTTCGTTGGATGAAGAGTATGTTCTGCATCGGTATTACAAGGAAGGCGATCGATATGAGGTGAAGGCGACGATTCAGTTTACTGAGCAGCCTCCCAATTCGAAGGAGAAGTAGTCTTTGATGAAACGGCCGATGACTGGCAAGGTGGTTTTGGTGACGGGGGGGACCAGCGGAATTGGTCGTGAGACGGCGATAGGGCTGGTGCGGCTGGGGGCGCGGGTGTTTTTGACGGGGCGGGATGAGGGGAGGTGTGCGGAAACGGTTCAATGGATTGAAAGCGGTTGTGATGGTGCAAAGGTGGAAGGCTTGATGGGAGATCTGTCGGTTCAATCGGAGGTCCGCAGGTTGGTGATGGAACTGCGGTCGAAGACGGATCGATTGGATGTGCTGGTGAACAATGCGGGTGGATGGTTTGGGGAACGTCGATTGACGGTGGACGGTTTTGAAAGGACTTGGGCGCTGAATCATCTGGCTTATGTGCTGATGACGATGGAGTTGCTGGACATGTTGCGTGCATCGGGGGCGGGGAGGGTGGTGAACGTGGCTTCGCATTTGCATGCATATGGGAAGATGGATTTTGAGGATTTGAATGGGGAGCGGGGGTATGGGTCGACCAAAGCTTACAATCAGTCCAAGCTGGCGAACGTGCTTTTCACCATGGCGCTGGCGAGGCAGATGGAAGGGAGAGGGCTGACGGTGAATGCACTGCATCCGGGGGCGGTGGCGACGGGGATGGGTCGGGACATGACTCCTGTGATGCGGTTGGCAAACGGGGTGATGCGCTGGTTTTACCTGAGTGCAGAGAAAGGAGCGAGGACATCGATCTATCTCGCTTCGTCGCCAGAAGTGGCGGGGGTGACGGGCAAATATTTTGTGCGATGCAAAGAGGTGAGACCCGCCAGGGTCTGTGAGGATGTGGCGTTGCAGGAGCGGTTGTGGAAGGTGAGTCGGGAGCAGGTGGGATGGTGAGGTTTGTCGATTGATTGTATCAGTTTCTGGTTGCGAGGGCGGTGTCGGCATGAAAGGGTGGGGCCGATGTTTGAACTGGGCCTTACGCCGCTGAGTTTTGCCGGGGCACTGACGTTGTTTTTTGCGCTGGCCATTGGGCATGCGTTTGCGGATTTTCCTCTTCAAGGGGATTACATGGCGACCCACAAGAACCGGCATTTCAATTCGGAGTCGAAGGAGCCGCTGCCGTGTTGTTTATGGGTGCATTGCATGCTGGCGCATTGTTTGATTCATGCGGGGTTTGTGTGGATGCTCAGTGGTCAGGTGGTGCTGGGGCTGGTGGAACTGGGCATCCATTTTGTGTTGGATTGCGTGAAGTGTGAGGGTTGGTCTTCCTTCAATCTCGACCAGTGTCTGCATTATGCCTGCAAGGCCGGATATGTGATTGTCTTATATCAAGGTTGGCTTGCTTGATGGGGTGGTCGGGGTGAGGTTGGGATTCTCATGCAGCGCACTGCCATTTTGAATGTTGTTGGTCTGACGCCCCGGTTGATCGGACAGGCGACACCGCAGATTACGGCGTTTGTTGAACGGCATCGGATTGCGCGGGTGCAGCCCACATTGCCAGCGGTGACCTGCACGGCGCAGAGTTGCTTTTTGACGGGTCGGTTGCCGCGAGACCACGGGGTGGTGGCGA includes:
- a CDS encoding Crp/Fnr family transcriptional regulator translates to MSADFTTPELPAQGIIQPLGDDDRMLLSSYGEFLPVQPMQKLITEGEEQNSLYFVISGNLHVMTTRSGRQVLLGRIGPGETIGEVNIFHPGLASATVTAVEFSQVWRCDRQSLEDFMNVSPLPASHILIGIASTLSKRLREMNDKVAIVGHL
- a CDS encoding SDR family oxidoreductase, whose amino-acid sequence is MKRPMTGKVVLVTGGTSGIGRETAIGLVRLGARVFLTGRDEGRCAETVQWIESGCDGAKVEGLMGDLSVQSEVRRLVMELRSKTDRLDVLVNNAGGWFGERRLTVDGFERTWALNHLAYVLMTMELLDMLRASGAGRVVNVASHLHAYGKMDFEDLNGERGYGSTKAYNQSKLANVLFTMALARQMEGRGLTVNALHPGAVATGMGRDMTPVMRLANGVMRWFYLSAEKGARTSIYLASSPEVAGVTGKYFVRCKEVRPARVCEDVALQERLWKVSREQVGW
- a CDS encoding DUF3307 domain-containing protein, encoding MFELGLTPLSFAGALTLFFALAIGHAFADFPLQGDYMATHKNRHFNSESKEPLPCCLWVHCMLAHCLIHAGFVWMLSGQVVLGLVELGIHFVLDCVKCEGWSSFNLDQCLHYACKAGYVIVLYQGWLA